The Candidatus Anaeroferrophillus wilburensis DNA segment GAAGCTGGCCGATGGTCCGCATAAGATCAATCTTTTCGGTAAACTCGTCGGCCAATTGTTCATTGCTGCTGTACCGGCTGGCAAGGACTACCCCCTTTACATGGAGAAGCATCTGATGCATGCGAATCGCATCATCGGTATTGGCCCGGGTCTGCTCGGAAAGGGTGCTGGCCTCACGGCTGATTTTTTCCAGGTCTCCCTCCTGAAAACTGATGATTTTCCGAACGGCGGTTTCCGCTTCTTTCCCGGCGGCTGCCATCTGCTGCCGGGCAGCATCTTTTTTCTGCCGCAGGCGGCGATAATCGCTGAATGCCTGGCGATAGGTGGTTGCCATAACACTTATCTGCCCCACTTCACTGGCAGCCGCATCCATACCCATATCACTGGCCAGTTCATCGGCTTTCGTCACCAGACTGCCGACAATCCGTTCAACCAGCTCAGCATCCTCTTCACGGTTGTGGCTGATGTAATTTTTTTCCGCCAGGCGGGCATCAGTTAGAAGGCTGCTCAGACTGTTTACCCGGGTGGTGGTATCCACCCGGCCATGGATAGTCTGGATACTGCTGAAACCAACGTAGGCGATGACCACCAACAGCAACAGCAGCAGGGAAAACCCGCAAATAATTTTAGCACCTAATGAAAGCTTGTTAAACATGGGACCTCTCTGACATGTGACACCATAAAATGGTAAATTAGCTATAACTACTGCCAACATAATAGCAATAATAATATATCGCTTTTTCCTTATAAATCTTTATGGAAAGTTGCCGGACTGAGAAAAAAATCCTCCACCACCGGGACCATGTATGGAGCAGTAAAAAAGCAAATGGGAAAAAATAGGTACATAAAAAAACCTTGACAAAAAGAAATCAATTCGATAAGTGGAATAAAGTTAGATATAGTTAACTATTTACACAGGCTCAAACAATGACCCTCGATCTTTATCCTGATTTATCCCCAACGCAGGAAGATTACCTGGCAGCTATCTATCAGATTGTCAAATCACAGCAGATAGCCAGAGCCAACAGCATCGCCCGCAAGCTTGGCGTCGGGCTCTCGTCGGTCACCGCGGCATTAAAAAGTTTGGCCGCTAAAAAGCTGATCAATTACCGGCCCTACAGCTATGTCACACTCACCGATGACGGCACGGCCCTCGGCCGGCAGCTGACTAAAAAACACCAGGTGCTGGTGGATTTTCTAACCAGGGTCCTCGCCCTGCCAGCAGCGGATGCCGAACATAATGCCCACCGCCTTGAACATGCGGTCGATGAAGAGGTGTTGAACCGCATTATCAGTTTTATTACCTTCCTGGAACAATGCCCCCGGGGCGGTATGGAATGGATCGCTCAATTCAGTCATTTCTATGAATCCGGTTCACGGGTTGACCATTGTGCAGAACGTTTCGATTCATGGTTTTCCAAAGTCTGTCACCATCAGCAAGTTCCCTACTTTTCGAAAGGAGAATCAACAATGAACATTACGTTAGCGGACCTGAACCCCCGGGAATCGGGGAAAATTCTTGCCATACGTGGAAGCGGGCCATCAAACAAACGCTTTATGGAAATGGGCCTGATACCGGGAAGCATGGTTTCAGTGGAAAAGATTGCCCCTCTGGGTGATCCCATCGACGTCAAAATAAAAGGATATCACCTCAGTCTGCGCAGGGAAGAGGCCGCCGGCATCAAGATTGAAAGACTCAGGCATGGAAGCTCTGGAGAAAAGAAATGATACGACTGGATCACATTGGCCATGGTGTCAAAGTATTGGTAAGCGGTATCAACGCAGGGCGACAGGCCCAACAAAAGATGGCAACCCTGGGAATTTTTCCTGGAGCTATGCTTCAGGTGCTCAGCGGCAATCGCCACGGTCCGGTAGTAATCCGGATTGGCAGCGGCAAATTGATATTGGGTCGCACACTGGCGAGCAAGATCATGGTCAAACAATAGGCAATTTTTTTTTGCCAGCTCTATTAGGTATAGCTAACTATATTTAGCAAGTGCAACTCAGATCATGAAAGGAAAAGAGAATGGACAGCACCATTACCGTCGCCCTGGCCGGCAATCCAAACAGCGGCAAATCGACTATCTTCAACCTGCTCACCGGCTCCCGGCAGCGGGTGGGCAATTATCCCGGAGTTACGGTGGAAAAAAAGGAGGGTGGCTGCCGCCACCAGGGGCAAGAGCTGACGATCATCGACTTGCCAGGCACTTACAGCCTTTCGCCCCATTCGGTGGAGGAACTTGTAACGCAAGATTTCCTACTCAACCAGCGGCCACAGGTGGTTATTGACATTGTTGATGCCTCAAACCTGGAGAGAAACCTCCTGTTGGCCACCCAACTAATGGAAATGAACACTCCCCTGATCATCGTTCTCAACATGATGGACATGGTGGCCAGGCAGCAAACGACCATTGACCTGCCGATCCTGGAGCAATTGCTGGGCGTTCCGGTCATTCCAATGGTCGGCAGCCGGGGCACCGGCAAGGAACAGTTGTTGGAAACGATTATTGCAGTGGCTGAGCAGCGGCAAAATCCAACACCACGGCCCATAGCCTACCAGCAAGATATTGAAGAAGTA contains these protein-coding regions:
- a CDS encoding metal-dependent transcriptional regulator; this translates as MTLDLYPDLSPTQEDYLAAIYQIVKSQQIARANSIARKLGVGLSSVTAALKSLAAKKLINYRPYSYVTLTDDGTALGRQLTKKHQVLVDFLTRVLALPAADAEHNAHRLEHAVDEEVLNRIISFITFLEQCPRGGMEWIAQFSHFYESGSRVDHCAERFDSWFSKVCHHQQVPYFSKGESTMNITLADLNPRESGKILAIRGSGPSNKRFMEMGLIPGSMVSVEKIAPLGDPIDVKIKGYHLSLRREEAAGIKIERLRHGSSGEKK
- a CDS encoding ferrous iron transport protein A, translating into MIRLDHIGHGVKVLVSGINAGRQAQQKMATLGIFPGAMLQVLSGNRHGPVVIRIGSGKLILGRTLASKIMVKQ